The Bartonella birtlesii IBS 325 genome has a window encoding:
- the lptF gene encoding LPS export ABC transporter permease LptF, with product MRIIELYILKRVLILFSAVMIAAVGISWTVQILARINFLTTSRQTLLTVLQFSLSLVPPVIFLVIPFALVIAITNTLSAMNQDSELAIISASGFPKSTMWRPILLLAIVASCLSFFIANFVVPQARLNMRQMLASAHVDLINLFISEGSFQKLANNLYIEIGERNPNGTLERLFIADQRDPKNDLFYYATNASIVSNKSGNFLVLNNGEIERINHQNDSVSIVQFSSYTFSLGEFIPNDKTPTLYPKDQPLLYLLSPNPKDPYYQRKPLQYKAEFHRRLTEWLYPVVFSLIALAVSGDTRSYRQARNSVNFSAIAFSLLVYWMGYFFAEKAKSDLAYVPLLYITPIGMSALVSFMLLTNHTIGIPTKLNESLQIIFQKVKSKFVHRKSQYPTDKIS from the coding sequence ATGCGTATTATTGAATTGTACATTCTAAAACGTGTTCTTATCTTATTTAGTGCTGTCATGATTGCAGCAGTTGGTATCAGCTGGACAGTACAAATTCTTGCACGAATAAACTTTCTTACAACAAGTAGACAAACGCTCCTAACAGTCTTGCAGTTTTCACTCTCATTAGTTCCCCCTGTTATTTTTCTTGTTATTCCATTTGCATTAGTAATCGCAATTACAAATACCCTTTCGGCGATGAATCAAGATTCAGAGCTTGCCATCATCAGCGCCTCTGGTTTTCCTAAAAGTACTATGTGGAGACCAATTCTTCTTCTTGCTATTGTTGCATCATGTCTTTCCTTTTTTATAGCCAATTTTGTTGTTCCTCAAGCACGCCTTAACATGCGACAAATGCTAGCAAGTGCCCATGTTGATCTTATTAATCTTTTTATCAGTGAAGGAAGTTTCCAAAAACTTGCCAACAATCTTTACATAGAAATTGGTGAACGAAATCCAAACGGAACCCTTGAGCGTCTCTTCATTGCTGATCAACGTGATCCTAAAAATGATCTTTTTTATTATGCAACAAATGCATCAATTGTTAGCAATAAAAGTGGTAATTTTCTTGTTCTCAATAACGGCGAAATAGAAAGAATCAATCATCAAAATGACAGCGTTTCAATTGTTCAATTCAGCTCTTATACCTTTAGCTTGGGTGAATTTATCCCCAACGATAAAACACCTACACTTTATCCAAAAGATCAACCTCTTCTTTATTTACTAAGCCCTAACCCTAAAGACCCCTATTATCAAAGGAAACCACTCCAATATAAAGCTGAATTTCACCGCAGACTTACAGAATGGCTCTATCCTGTTGTTTTTTCACTCATTGCATTAGCAGTATCAGGAGATACGCGCTCATATCGACAAGCACGTAATTCTGTAAATTTCTCTGCGATTGCTTTTTCTTTACTTGTTTATTGGATGGGATATTTTTTTGCTGAAAAAGCAAAGAGTGATCTTGCATATGTTCCTCTTCTTTATATAACTCCTATAGGAATGAGTGCTTTGGTTTCTTTCATGCTTTTGACCAATCATACAATTGGTATCCCCACAAAACTTAACGAGAGTCTTCAAATCATTTTTCAAAAAGTGAAAAGCAAATTTGTCCACCGAAAATCTCAATATCCCACGGATAAAATATCATGA
- the rpsF gene encoding 30S ribosomal protein S6, which yields MALYEHVFLARQDIAPQQIDELLSLYKGVIEVHGGKVGRVENWGLRPLAYRIRKNRKAYYVLVNIDAPATAIAEVERQMRINEDILRYMTIRVEKHETEKSVVLSRLDRNAHIGQDEERSRSPRRQREDAIEGVE from the coding sequence ATGGCTCTTTATGAACATGTGTTCCTTGCCCGACAGGACATTGCTCCACAGCAAATTGATGAACTTTTGAGCCTCTACAAAGGTGTCATTGAAGTGCATGGTGGAAAAGTTGGGCGCGTAGAAAATTGGGGCCTTCGGCCCCTCGCATACCGTATCCGCAAAAACCGTAAGGCTTATTATGTGCTGGTTAATATTGATGCGCCAGCTACGGCAATTGCTGAAGTTGAGCGTCAGATGCGCATCAATGAAGATATTCTGCGTTATATGACCATTCGTGTAGAAAAACATGAAACAGAGAAATCTGTTGTACTCTCACGGCTTGATCGTAATGCTCACATTGGTCAAGATGAAGAACGATCTCGCTCCCCACGTCGTCAACGTGAAGATGCCATAGAAGGAGTAGAATGA
- the rpsR gene encoding 30S ribosomal protein S18 — protein sequence MNDINQAAARRPFHRRRKTCPFSGANAPKIDYKDVKLLQRYISERGKIVPSRITAVSQKKQRELANAIKRARFLGLLPYVIR from the coding sequence ATGAACGATATTAATCAAGCTGCAGCACGTCGTCCTTTCCACCGACGTCGTAAAACATGTCCGTTTTCAGGTGCAAATGCTCCCAAAATTGATTATAAAGATGTCAAATTGTTGCAGCGTTATATTTCAGAACGTGGGAAAATCGTCCCTTCGCGAATCACCGCCGTTAGCCAAAAAAAACAGCGTGAGTTAGCTAATGCCATTAAACGTGCTCGTTTTCTAGGTTTACTTCCATATGTTATAAGGTAA
- the rsmA gene encoding 16S rRNA (adenine(1518)-N(6)/adenine(1519)-N(6))-dimethyltransferase RsmA — protein MPIDDLPPLREVINKYRLQAHKSFGQNFLFDLNLTSKIAHQAGNIEGKPVIEVGPGPGGLTRALLAKGAIVTAIERDERCIPALLEIEQHYPQKLKLICNDALKQDFSKLFETYPEKPRIIANLPYNIGTQLLLNWLLAEPWPPFYESMTLMFQREVANRIIAKPQSAHYGRLSVLTGWRTTAKIAFDVPPQAFIPAPKITSSVVHIIPRTQPLTCSAQKLSFVTKTAFGQRRKMLRQNLKTLGDEMLLKKAGIDGTRRAETLSIAEFVALANLVI, from the coding sequence ATGCCAATAGATGATCTTCCTCCTCTTCGTGAAGTAATTAATAAATATAGATTACAAGCTCATAAATCTTTTGGCCAAAATTTTCTTTTTGATCTTAATTTAACATCTAAAATTGCTCATCAAGCAGGAAATATAGAAGGAAAACCTGTTATTGAAGTTGGCCCTGGTCCTGGGGGGCTGACTCGTGCCTTGCTTGCAAAAGGTGCCATTGTCACAGCGATAGAACGTGATGAACGTTGTATACCAGCTCTTTTAGAGATAGAACAGCACTATCCTCAAAAACTAAAACTTATTTGTAATGACGCACTAAAGCAAGATTTTTCAAAACTCTTTGAAACATATCCAGAAAAACCACGCATTATTGCAAATCTTCCCTATAATATTGGAACACAACTTTTATTAAATTGGTTGTTGGCTGAACCATGGCCTCCTTTTTATGAATCAATGACATTGATGTTTCAACGTGAAGTTGCCAACCGCATTATCGCAAAACCTCAATCAGCCCACTATGGACGTCTTAGTGTCTTAACCGGATGGCGTACCACTGCTAAAATTGCTTTTGATGTGCCTCCTCAAGCCTTTATACCAGCACCCAAAATAACTTCTTCCGTTGTTCATATCATTCCGCGAACACAACCTCTTACCTGCTCCGCACAAAAATTAAGCTTTGTCACAAAAACCGCTTTTGGACAAAGACGAAAAATGCTTCGTCAAAATCTTAAAACACTTGGAGATGAAATGCTTTTAAAAAAAGCTGGAATCGATGGAACACGCCGTGCTGAAACACTTTCAATTGCCGAATTTGTGGCTTTAGCTAATTTGGTGATTTAA
- a CDS encoding peptidylprolyl isomerase, with translation MNKLKKRILTLFCIAPLSVSNLLVSGFLISPVFAQTSIVVTVNGKPITNYDIQRRAAFLRLQQKQGNLTLQAKNELINEVLKNIEIKRRNIEVSNDEVDKAFENFAIQNNMTIDQLNQILIQNDITIQHFKDYIRGQMGWGRLVNARYQTEAGMITEQEAVRRILKNGGVKPSTNEYTLQRIIFVIPAHRRAEILERRQREANNFRAHFRGCVNAHNQARGILDVTIRHLGKFLEPQLPSSWEQAILATPVGKMTHFQETSDGIEAVAVCKIKRVSDDYVARLIFSLQDNKQKSSQKLEKLSEKYLEELRRVARIQNS, from the coding sequence ATGAATAAATTGAAAAAGCGTATTCTTACTTTGTTTTGTATTGCACCTTTGAGTGTGAGCAACCTACTGGTAAGTGGATTTTTAATTTCACCGGTCTTTGCACAAACGAGCATTGTTGTCACAGTCAATGGTAAACCCATCACAAATTATGATATTCAAAGACGTGCAGCTTTTCTAAGATTGCAACAAAAACAAGGCAATCTTACCCTGCAAGCTAAAAATGAGCTTATCAATGAAGTTCTCAAAAATATTGAAATTAAGCGTCGAAATATTGAGGTAAGCAATGATGAAGTTGATAAAGCTTTTGAAAATTTTGCAATACAAAATAATATGACTATTGATCAACTTAATCAGATTCTGATTCAAAATGATATAACAATACAGCACTTTAAAGATTACATCCGTGGACAAATGGGATGGGGGCGTCTTGTTAATGCACGCTATCAAACTGAAGCGGGTATGATTACCGAGCAAGAAGCTGTACGCAGAATATTAAAAAATGGTGGAGTAAAGCCTTCAACAAATGAATATACACTACAGCGAATTATTTTTGTTATTCCTGCACATCGCCGTGCAGAAATTCTTGAAAGACGCCAAAGAGAAGCCAATAACTTCCGTGCACATTTCCGTGGGTGTGTGAATGCTCACAATCAGGCAAGAGGTATCTTAGATGTTACAATTCGCCACTTGGGAAAATTTCTTGAACCCCAGCTTCCTAGTTCGTGGGAGCAAGCTATCCTTGCAACACCTGTGGGAAAAATGACTCATTTTCAGGAAACATCTGATGGAATTGAGGCAGTAGCTGTCTGCAAAATAAAAAGAGTTTCTGATGATTACGTGGCACGGCTAATATTTTCTCTTCAAGATAATAAACAAAAAAGCTCGCAAAAACTTGAAAAATTAAGTGAAAAATATTTAGAAGAATTGCGGCGGGTAGCGCGTATTCAAAACTCATAA
- the fabD gene encoding ACP S-malonyltransferase, with product MVAAFIFPGQGSQLVGMGKALTEQFSAAQMVFEEVDEALGEKLSKIIFEGPADVLTLTANAQPALMAVSMAVIRVMEQLGLNIEEKVKFVAGHSLGEYSALCSAGMFSLTDTAKLLRIRGNAMQAAVAVGEGSMAALIGLSEKDVEEICETVSEEGQCQIANDNGGGQIVISGKAKAVEIAVGIASQKGAKRALLLPVSAPFHSTLMQPAAVAMKKALLTVNKRAPLVPLIANVSVAPESDPERIITLLVEQVTGRVRWRETIEWISANGVDTLFEVGSGKVLTGLTRRINKDIKGLTIGTVREIETALQVLDV from the coding sequence ATGGTGGCAGCTTTTATTTTTCCAGGGCAGGGAAGTCAGCTTGTTGGTATGGGTAAAGCGCTTACAGAGCAATTTTCTGCAGCACAGATGGTTTTTGAGGAAGTCGATGAGGCTTTAGGTGAAAAGTTATCAAAGATCATTTTTGAAGGACCAGCAGATGTTTTGACGCTAACAGCAAATGCGCAACCAGCATTAATGGCTGTATCCATGGCTGTTATTCGTGTGATGGAACAATTGGGGCTGAATATAGAGGAGAAGGTGAAATTTGTTGCAGGTCATTCTTTGGGAGAATATTCGGCTCTTTGTTCTGCTGGTATGTTTAGTCTTACTGATACGGCAAAGCTTTTGCGCATTCGTGGAAATGCTATGCAAGCCGCTGTTGCTGTTGGTGAAGGTTCTATGGCAGCACTGATTGGTTTGAGTGAGAAAGATGTAGAAGAAATTTGTGAAACCGTTTCTGAAGAAGGACAATGTCAAATCGCTAATGATAATGGTGGTGGGCAAATTGTTATTTCAGGTAAAGCAAAAGCGGTAGAGATAGCAGTAGGGATTGCGTCTCAAAAAGGTGCTAAACGTGCACTTCTTCTTCCGGTTTCTGCACCTTTCCATTCAACCTTAATGCAGCCTGCCGCTGTTGCCATGAAGAAAGCACTTTTGACTGTTAACAAAAGGGCTCCTCTTGTTCCTCTCATTGCCAATGTTTCTGTTGCACCAGAGAGTGATCCAGAGCGTATTATTACGCTTCTTGTTGAACAAGTGACAGGAAGAGTGCGATGGCGTGAAACAATAGAGTGGATTAGTGCCAATGGGGTTGATACGCTTTTTGAAGTTGGTTCTGGAAAAGTATTAACAGGTTTAACGCGTCGTATTAACAAAGACATCAAGGGATTAACAATTGGAACAGTTAGAGAAATAGAAACAGCATTACAGGTACTTGATGTTTAA
- the fabG gene encoding 3-oxoacyl-[acyl-carrier-protein] reductase: MFKLTGRKALITGASGGIGEAIARCFHAQGAIVGLHGTREDKLREVATDLGQNVFVFPANLSDRQSIKQLAEIAEKEMNGVDILVNNAGITRDGLFVRMQDQDWDDVLAINLTAASTLTRELTHSMMRRRYGRIINITSVVGVVGNPGQTNYCAAKAGLIGFSKALAQEIASRNITVNCIAPGFIKSAMTEKLNEKQKETIMAAIPMKRMGNGEEIAFSAVYLASDEAAYVTGQTLHINGGMAMI; encoded by the coding sequence ATGTTTAAGTTAACAGGTCGTAAAGCTCTTATAACGGGGGCTTCGGGAGGAATCGGTGAGGCAATAGCGCGTTGTTTTCACGCGCAAGGAGCAATTGTTGGGTTACATGGAACGCGTGAAGACAAGTTAAGAGAAGTAGCTACAGATTTAGGACAAAATGTTTTTGTATTTCCCGCTAATCTTTCTGACCGTCAATCTATTAAGCAATTGGCTGAAATAGCAGAAAAAGAAATGAATGGTGTTGATATATTGGTTAACAATGCAGGAATCACTCGAGATGGTCTTTTTGTACGTATGCAAGATCAAGACTGGGATGATGTTTTAGCAATCAATCTCACAGCTGCTTCTACTTTGACACGTGAATTAACACATTCTATGATGCGGCGTCGTTATGGAAGAATTATTAACATAACATCTGTCGTTGGTGTTGTTGGAAATCCTGGGCAAACAAATTATTGTGCTGCAAAAGCTGGTTTGATAGGCTTTTCTAAAGCATTAGCACAAGAAATTGCCTCACGGAACATAACGGTTAATTGTATTGCTCCAGGATTCATTAAATCTGCTATGACCGAAAAACTTAATGAGAAACAAAAAGAAACTATTATGGCTGCGATTCCAATGAAGCGCATGGGGAATGGAGAAGAAATAGCTTTTTCTGCTGTTTATTTAGCGAGTGATGAAGCGGCATATGTAACGGGTCAAACACTACATATCAATGGCGGGATGGCAATGATCTGA
- a CDS encoding undecaprenyl-diphosphatase has translation MDFFNQIDVALFQMLAGNHQSWSVLVLFSIFCAKFLIYVIPLHLCALWFCGEIIERRVALSICVSICMALFIGYLISLIYFHPRPFVMGLTIPLIKHRPTASFPSNHALTIASYVANLYFYRYKVASQFAAVLLCLICWARVFVGIHYPFDVLVGTFLGGFIGYAVIQFMVPYFPKFLYQIPPLKYNFKRGIRSK, from the coding sequence ATGGATTTTTTCAACCAGATTGACGTTGCGCTTTTTCAAATGCTTGCTGGCAATCATCAATCTTGGTCGGTTTTAGTGTTGTTTAGTATTTTTTGTGCAAAGTTTTTGATTTATGTCATTCCACTACATCTTTGTGCGTTGTGGTTTTGCGGTGAAATTATAGAACGGCGTGTGGCGCTAAGTATTTGCGTGAGCATTTGTATGGCTCTTTTTATAGGTTATCTTATTTCTCTTATTTATTTTCATCCACGCCCATTTGTTATGGGGTTGACAATACCACTGATTAAGCATCGTCCAACTGCTTCTTTTCCGAGTAATCACGCTTTGACTATCGCATCTTATGTGGCGAATCTTTACTTCTACCGATACAAAGTTGCATCTCAGTTTGCGGCAGTTCTTTTATGTCTAATTTGTTGGGCACGCGTATTCGTTGGTATACATTATCCCTTTGATGTTTTAGTGGGTACGTTTTTAGGAGGTTTTATCGGTTATGCTGTTATTCAGTTTATGGTACCGTATTTTCCTAAGTTTTTATATCAAATTCCACCATTAAAGTATAACTTTAAGAGAGGTATTCGTTCCAAATAA
- the pdxA gene encoding 4-hydroxythreonine-4-phosphate dehydrogenase PdxA: protein MAALIVSGGDPAGIGPEIVLKAWSLRVTRQVPPFALFADPDVIRSRARFLHIDVEVESVLINNPVKNFQTALPIIPLKNRQSDQLGSPSPDNAAGIIEAIKRSVQLIRDRHACALVTCPIAKKSLYDAGFKFPGHTEFLADLAYTIFDKCYHPVMMLSGPRLKTVPITVHIPFNEVPSHVTRDLIIQTALITENDLRMRFKITSPRLAIAGLNPHAGEEGAMGKEDIEIILPAVEYLKNKGFNIVGPLPADTMFHERARQAYDVALCMYHDQALIPVKTLDFDTTVNITLGLPFIRTSPDHGTAFDIADKGIASPESFISALKLASQLAKNSLIPCQ, encoded by the coding sequence ATGGCTGCACTTATTGTTAGTGGTGGTGATCCTGCCGGCATTGGTCCTGAAATAGTATTGAAAGCGTGGAGTTTGCGTGTTACACGTCAAGTTCCACCTTTTGCTCTTTTTGCTGATCCAGACGTTATTCGTTCGCGCGCTCGTTTTTTACATATAGATGTTGAAGTAGAATCTGTTTTAATAAATAATCCTGTAAAAAACTTTCAAACTGCTCTCCCTATAATACCATTAAAAAACCGACAAAGCGATCAACTAGGCTCGCCTTCACCGGACAATGCTGCTGGAATAATTGAAGCGATTAAACGCAGCGTTCAGTTGATTCGAGATAGACATGCGTGCGCACTCGTTACTTGCCCTATTGCAAAAAAAAGCCTTTACGACGCTGGGTTTAAATTTCCAGGTCATACAGAATTCTTAGCTGATTTGGCCTACACAATCTTCGATAAATGCTATCATCCGGTTATGATGTTATCTGGACCTCGATTAAAAACAGTTCCCATTACTGTTCATATTCCATTCAATGAAGTCCCCTCACATGTCACTCGCGATTTAATTATTCAAACAGCATTAATTACTGAAAACGACTTAAGAATGCGATTTAAAATAACTTCTCCTCGTCTCGCTATTGCTGGCCTTAATCCTCATGCTGGAGAAGAAGGGGCAATGGGTAAAGAAGATATTGAAATTATCCTTCCTGCTGTTGAATATCTTAAAAATAAAGGGTTCAATATTGTAGGTCCACTGCCTGCCGATACAATGTTCCATGAAAGAGCAAGACAGGCATATGATGTTGCCCTTTGCATGTATCACGACCAAGCCCTCATTCCTGTTAAGACATTGGACTTTGATACCACTGTCAATATCACTTTAGGACTTCCATTTATTCGTACTTCACCAGATCACGGAACTGCTTTTGATATTGCTGATAAAGGAATAGCCTCTCCTGAAAGCTTTATTTCTGCTCTTAAACTTGCAAGCCAACTTGCAAAAAATAGTTTGATACCATGCCAATAG
- a CDS encoding acyl carrier protein: protein MSDTVERVKKIIVEHLGVNADKVVENASFIDDLGADSLDTVELVMAFEEEFGVEIPDEAAETIFTVGDAVKFIDKASA from the coding sequence ATGAGTGATACAGTAGAGCGCGTTAAGAAAATTATCGTAGAGCATCTTGGAGTTAATGCAGATAAGGTCGTGGAAAATGCGAGCTTTATCGATGATCTAGGAGCAGATAGCCTTGATACGGTTGAGCTTGTTATGGCTTTTGAAGAAGAATTCGGTGTCGAAATCCCAGATGAGGCCGCTGAGACGATCTTCACAGTAGGTGATGCAGTGAAATTTATTGATAAAGCTTCTGCGTGA
- the mltG gene encoding endolytic transglycosylase MltG, whose product MSGVKNRRPLKDVKDSSLDHRVDNNGMLAHKIRKKSFIVRNPLVILGHFFLMLIVVIILAISIPLYIGKTIFEGKGMAEEEQVVLIYPRIGIREIASLLEKRGLIRSSDIFVYGVGYHQKTTHLKAGEYLIPAHASMRDIMDILVKGKSIEYTFTVPEGLTVQQVFDRLAANEILIGDLPKALPPEGSLMTDTVRFIRGTTRKEIINRLREGQTKLIHAIWATRSPDLPIKSIDEFVILASIVEKETGIASERPKVAAVFYNRLAKHMRLQSDPTVIYGLFGGKGIPPGRAIYRSDLEKETPYNTYKINGLPPTAIANPGRDSLKAVAHSPSSDVLYFVADGSGGHVFSRTLEEHNMNVRKWRALKATH is encoded by the coding sequence GTGTCCGGTGTGAAAAATAGAAGACCACTAAAGGACGTAAAGGATTCCTCTTTGGATCATAGAGTAGATAATAATGGTATGTTAGCACATAAGATACGAAAGAAATCGTTTATTGTACGTAATCCGTTGGTTATTCTCGGTCATTTTTTTTTGATGCTGATTGTAGTTATTATTTTAGCCATAAGCATTCCTCTTTATATCGGCAAAACTATTTTTGAAGGAAAGGGGATGGCTGAAGAGGAACAAGTTGTTCTTATCTATCCTAGGATAGGAATCCGTGAAATTGCTTCACTCCTTGAAAAACGTGGTCTCATTCGATCATCTGATATTTTTGTTTATGGAGTTGGTTATCACCAAAAAACAACACATCTGAAAGCTGGTGAATATTTAATTCCAGCGCATGCTTCGATGCGGGATATTATGGATATCCTTGTGAAAGGAAAATCTATTGAATATACGTTTACAGTGCCAGAAGGCTTGACGGTTCAACAAGTTTTCGATCGATTGGCTGCCAATGAAATTTTAATTGGAGATCTTCCAAAAGCTTTACCTCCAGAAGGCAGTTTGATGACAGATACTGTTCGTTTTATTCGGGGAACAACGCGTAAAGAAATTATAAACAGATTGCGTGAAGGACAGACAAAATTAATTCATGCTATATGGGCTACGCGTTCACCTGATTTACCAATAAAATCCATTGATGAATTTGTTATATTGGCATCAATTGTTGAAAAAGAGACAGGAATTGCTTCTGAGCGACCAAAGGTTGCAGCGGTGTTTTATAACCGTCTTGCAAAGCATATGCGTCTTCAATCTGATCCAACCGTTATTTATGGCCTTTTTGGTGGAAAAGGGATACCACCCGGTCGCGCAATTTACCGCTCAGATCTTGAGAAAGAGACACCATATAACACTTATAAAATTAATGGTTTACCACCAACAGCTATTGCGAATCCAGGTCGTGATTCTTTGAAAGCAGTGGCACATTCGCCAAGCAGTGATGTACTCTATTTTGTCGCTGATGGTTCTGGAGGGCATGTCTTTTCTAGAACTTTAGAGGAACATAATATGAATGTTCGCAAATGGCGTGCATTAAAAGCAACGCATTAA
- the rplI gene encoding 50S ribosomal protein L9: MDIILLERIPRLGQMGDIVSVKDGYARNFLLPQGKALRANEANKKHFEIQRAQLEARNLERKSEAQKVAEKLDGKSFIAVRSAGETGQLYGSVSTRDISEIITSEGFSIGRNQVELNHPIKAIGLYTITLSLHPEVQISVIINVARSTSEAQRQAEGENLTSAEAIYDIQKKMNEEKQNKLSAEEKNENDINNGE, from the coding sequence ATGGATATTATTCTACTTGAGCGCATTCCTCGTCTTGGTCAGATGGGTGATATTGTCTCAGTGAAAGATGGTTATGCACGTAATTTTCTTTTACCTCAAGGCAAAGCTTTACGCGCGAATGAAGCTAATAAAAAACATTTTGAAATACAACGTGCACAACTTGAAGCACGCAATCTTGAACGCAAAAGCGAAGCACAGAAAGTTGCTGAAAAGCTTGATGGTAAATCATTTATTGCCGTTCGTTCAGCAGGTGAAACAGGACAGCTTTACGGATCTGTATCAACACGTGATATTTCTGAAATTATAACAAGTGAAGGTTTTTCCATTGGACGCAATCAGGTTGAACTTAACCATCCAATAAAAGCCATCGGCCTATATACCATCACTCTTAGTCTGCATCCTGAAGTGCAAATTTCTGTGATCATTAATGTTGCGCGTTCAACTAGTGAAGCACAACGTCAAGCAGAAGGTGAAAATTTAACCTCTGCTGAAGCAATATATGATATTCAGAAAAAAATGAATGAAGAAAAGCAGAATAAATTATCAGCAGAAGAAAAGAATGAAAATGATATAAACAACGGTGAATAA
- the fabF gene encoding beta-ketoacyl-ACP synthase II, whose translation MRRVVVTGLGLVSPLAGDVEYSWKHLLEGKSGVRRITEFDVSDLPCQIAARIPLGDGTDGTYNANLYMDPKEQRKVDAFIVYAMAAAGQALADAEWFPNSEEDQVCTGVLIGSGIGGVEGIVEAGYTLRDKGPRRVSPFFIPGRLINLASGYVSIKYGLRGPNHSVVTACSTGAHAIGDAARLIALGDADVMVAGGTESPINRISLAGFSACRALSTCRNDDPERASRPYDADRDGFVMGEGAAVVILEELEHAKKRGARIYAEIIGYGLSGDAYHITAPSESGEGAQRSMIAALKRAQVNVSELDYINAHGTSTMADVIELKAVERVLGHYAPQVSMSSTKSSVGHLLGAAGAAEAIFCILAIRDNIAPATLNLDNPSIETKIDLVPYKPRERKIDTILSNSFGFGGTNASLVMRRFEK comes from the coding sequence ATGAGACGTGTTGTTGTTACTGGTTTAGGGTTAGTATCTCCATTAGCTGGTGATGTTGAATATAGTTGGAAGCACCTTCTTGAGGGGAAAAGTGGTGTTCGGCGCATTACTGAATTTGATGTGTCGGATTTGCCGTGCCAGATTGCTGCTCGTATTCCATTGGGTGACGGAACAGACGGTACATATAATGCTAATTTATATATGGATCCCAAGGAACAGCGCAAGGTTGATGCATTTATTGTTTACGCAATGGCTGCTGCTGGTCAAGCACTTGCAGATGCTGAGTGGTTTCCCAACAGTGAGGAAGATCAGGTTTGCACGGGTGTATTGATTGGTTCGGGAATTGGTGGCGTTGAAGGTATTGTTGAGGCTGGTTATACGCTTCGTGACAAAGGTCCAAGGCGTGTTTCTCCTTTTTTTATTCCAGGACGTTTAATTAATCTTGCTTCTGGCTATGTGTCTATTAAGTATGGTTTGCGCGGCCCCAATCATTCAGTTGTAACGGCTTGTTCAACAGGAGCGCACGCCATTGGTGATGCAGCACGTTTAATTGCATTGGGGGATGCAGATGTTATGGTGGCAGGGGGAACTGAGTCTCCGATAAATCGAATATCTCTTGCTGGCTTTTCTGCTTGTAGAGCGCTTTCTACTTGTCGTAATGATGACCCTGAACGTGCTTCACGTCCTTATGATGCTGATCGTGATGGTTTTGTAATGGGTGAGGGAGCAGCAGTTGTCATTTTAGAAGAGCTTGAACATGCAAAAAAACGCGGTGCTCGCATTTATGCTGAGATTATTGGTTATGGTTTATCTGGAGATGCTTACCACATTACTGCTCCTTCAGAAAGTGGTGAAGGTGCACAGCGTAGCATGATAGCTGCTCTTAAGCGTGCTCAAGTGAATGTAAGCGAACTTGATTATATTAATGCTCACGGCACTTCAACGATGGCTGATGTCATAGAGTTGAAAGCTGTTGAGCGCGTTTTAGGGCATTATGCACCACAAGTATCTATGTCATCAACAAAGTCATCTGTGGGGCATTTACTTGGTGCTGCTGGTGCAGCTGAGGCTATTTTTTGTATTCTAGCGATACGAGATAATATTGCTCCCGCAACACTTAATCTTGATAATCCATCAATCGAAACGAAAATTGATCTTGTTCCGTATAAACCGCGTGAACGAAAAATTGATACGATTCTTTCCAATTCTTTCGGCTTTGGTGGGACAAATGCGTCTTTAGTAATGCGGCGTTTTGAAAAATAA